The Rhododendron vialii isolate Sample 1 chromosome 8a, ASM3025357v1 genome has a window encoding:
- the LOC131298050 gene encoding uncharacterized protein At4g04775-like, which translates to MSSSSSYTTNLSQYDGDERCRCGWRVVMQTSLTVKNPGRRFLGCRKYKKENGCNFFVWIDPETCPRGLEYAKIMQAKKEELEKEVEEFKMIIERLERGRQMVEEENDALVVKLADLTEMNVNLTTTIEALNGQIGAMKTKEIGPSYFRNIIVVVVIVCVICVLMSSVNHNTPNNQYLYLP; encoded by the exons ATGAGCAGCTCTAGTAGCTACACCACCAACCTATCTCAGTACGATGGAGATGAAAGATGCAGATGTGGTTGGAGGGTTGTGATGCAAACGTCACTAACTGTGAAAAATCCAGGAAGAAGGTTCCTTGGGTGTAGGAAGTACAAG AAAGAAAATGGATGCAATTTCTTTGTCTGGATAGATCCTGAAACGTGCCCTAGAGGATTGGAATATGCCAAGATCATGCAAGCGAAAAAGGAAGAACTAGAGAAAGAAGttgaagagttcaaaatgataATTGAGAGGTTGGAAAGAGGAAGACaaatggtggaagaagaaaatgatgcaCTGGTTGTCAAATTGGCAGACTTGACTGAAATGAATGTCAACCTTACAACAACTATCGAAGCCCTAAATGGACAGATTGGAGCAATGAAGACTAAAGAGATAGGACCAAGTTATTTTAGGAACATCATAGTAGTGGTAGTCattgtgtgtgtgatttgtgtgctTATGTCAAGTGTGAATCATAATACCCCTAACAACCAATATTTGTATTTGCCTTAA